One genomic window of Hymenobacter sp. J193 includes the following:
- a CDS encoding vitamin K epoxide reductase family protein, with product MNPTQLSRELRTAQTPDLKRRRWIIGLSLLGAAMGQIVTLYQTGIIRHLPDPPIGPFDSDKVDASDYGYKRLDTPDAAGMLITYAFTTALASAGGKDRALLKPWVPLAMGGKILSDVLTNLTLAREEWQENKALCFYCQTANVLSVASLALAVPEVVRAARNAFGGGPNNVAQV from the coding sequence ATGAACCCGACGCAACTCAGCCGCGAACTGCGCACCGCCCAAACTCCTGACCTCAAGCGCCGCCGCTGGATTATCGGCCTGTCCTTGCTGGGCGCCGCCATGGGCCAGATCGTGACCTTGTACCAGACCGGCATCATCCGCCACCTTCCCGACCCGCCCATCGGCCCCTTCGATTCCGATAAGGTGGACGCCTCCGACTACGGTTACAAGCGCCTCGACACGCCCGATGCGGCCGGCATGCTCATCACCTACGCCTTCACCACGGCCCTCGCCTCGGCCGGCGGCAAAGACCGCGCCCTGCTCAAGCCCTGGGTACCCCTGGCCATGGGTGGCAAAATCCTGAGCGACGTCCTCACAAACCTGACGCTGGCCCGCGAAGAATGGCAGGAAAACAAGGCCCTGTGCTTCTACTGCCAAACAGCTAACGTGCTGTCGGTAGCCTCACTGGCCCTGGCCGTACCAGAAGTAGTGCGCGCCGCCCGCAATGCCTTCGGAGGCGGCCCCAACAACGTAGCGCAGGTGTAA
- a CDS encoding 3'-5' exonuclease yields the protein MEQALADGFRLEDVAVLCRRRDQSRRVAKFLKERGYDIISADSLSLEFAEVVNLLVAILRVLHQPTNSLARVEALLLVDKVVRGVPPTPTRARRIGEIAKEERSKPFFDELRRLGYDVQEKQTGNLDLYELSEKLMGLFGLLHRREESEYLFRFLDLTLEYSLRFGNNLGNFLAYWDQRKSNLSINAPAGRGGAVTITTVHKAKGLAYGVVIVPWADWSLEPSSAFGGSYLWGRLAAEDKPVAEMPPVAVVKQRKELAQTVLADQYAEEREKTFVEALNLLYVAFTRPRHRLYIITRRPDAGKSAKDETAPATNIAQLLHRYLVSLGQWNEEQLTYVLNHGSPAPAQTNSQQPATSNQFALTNLSTADWEQRLRLRRHASTVFDFSEQQQQREWSRKLHFALRRVIMAPDVERVAGQLTAEGLVSRRERPELLQRLRQVVQHPQLAPYFQPGVIAETEREILVGGAPREDYKPDRVVFEPGLGEGRGRVTLLDFRVPPPEDRHQQLVRQYGQLFKRLGFADVRGLLYYFETEEVVAFRC from the coding sequence GTGGAGCAAGCCCTGGCCGACGGGTTCCGGCTGGAAGACGTGGCCGTGCTGTGCCGCCGCCGCGACCAGAGCCGGCGGGTGGCCAAGTTTCTGAAAGAGCGGGGCTATGACATCATTTCGGCTGATTCGCTGTCGTTGGAGTTTGCCGAAGTGGTAAATTTGCTGGTGGCTATTCTGCGGGTGCTGCACCAGCCTACCAACTCCCTGGCCCGGGTGGAGGCTTTGCTGCTGGTCGATAAAGTGGTACGTGGGGTGCCGCCTACCCCTACCCGCGCCCGGCGCATCGGGGAAATTGCCAAGGAGGAGCGCAGCAAGCCGTTTTTCGACGAGCTGCGCCGCCTGGGCTACGACGTGCAGGAAAAGCAAACCGGCAACCTCGACCTCTACGAGCTGAGCGAGAAGCTGATGGGCCTGTTTGGCCTGCTGCACCGGCGCGAGGAAAGCGAGTATCTGTTCCGCTTTCTGGATCTGACCCTGGAGTACTCCCTGCGCTTCGGCAACAACCTGGGCAACTTTCTGGCTTACTGGGACCAGCGCAAAAGCAACCTGAGCATCAACGCCCCGGCCGGACGCGGCGGGGCCGTCACCATCACCACGGTGCACAAGGCGAAGGGCCTGGCCTACGGCGTGGTCATCGTACCCTGGGCTGACTGGAGCCTCGAGCCCAGCTCGGCCTTCGGGGGCTCCTACCTCTGGGGCCGGCTGGCGGCGGAAGACAAGCCCGTGGCCGAAATGCCGCCGGTGGCCGTGGTCAAGCAGCGCAAGGAGCTAGCCCAGACCGTGCTGGCAGACCAGTACGCCGAGGAGCGCGAAAAAACCTTCGTGGAAGCCCTCAACCTGCTCTACGTGGCCTTCACCCGACCCCGCCACCGCCTCTACATCATCACCCGCCGCCCCGACGCCGGTAAATCGGCGAAGGACGAAACCGCCCCGGCTACCAACATTGCCCAACTGCTCCACCGTTACCTCGTGAGCCTGGGCCAGTGGAACGAGGAACAGCTCACCTACGTGCTCAATCACGGCAGCCCGGCACCAGCCCAAACGAACAGCCAACAACCGGCAACCAGCAACCAATTCGCCCTGACCAACCTGAGCACGGCCGACTGGGAGCAGCGCCTGCGGCTGCGGCGGCACGCCAGCACCGTATTCGACTTCTCGGAGCAGCAACAGCAGCGCGAGTGGAGCCGCAAGCTGCACTTTGCCCTACGCCGTGTCATCATGGCCCCGGATGTGGAGCGCGTGGCGGGGCAGCTCACGGCAGAGGGGCTGGTAAGCCGCCGCGAGCGGCCCGAGCTGCTCCAACGTCTGCGCCAAGTGGTGCAGCATCCGCAGCTGGCCCCGTATTTCCAGCCCGGGGTCATTGCCGAGACGGAGCGGGAAATTCTGGTAGGCGGCGCCCCCCGCGAAGACTATAAGCCCGACCGGGTGGTGTTTGAGCCCGGGCTGGGTGAGGGCCGGGGGCGCGTCACCCTCCTCGACTTCCGGGTGCCACCGCCCGAAGACCGGCACCAGCAGCTGGTGCGCCAGTACGGGCAGCTGTTCAAGCGCCTGGGCTTTGCCGACGTGCGCGGGCTGCTGTACTACTTCGAGACGGAGGAAGTGGTGGCGTTTAGATGTTGA
- a CDS encoding UvrD-helicase domain-containing protein has product MSATFRIYSASAGSGKTYQLTKEYLRLALGANEAGYYKSILAITFTNAAAAEMKERIIGALRGFSNPGIDTKADTLLAELAEELYADGLLPRTLDTPEQRQQQLRRRAQQTFKLVLYHYADFAVSTIDSFVQRVVQAFTRELGLPAAFEVELDDESILHAAVALLLDKVNRGEEHALLTRTLQDYALSKAEEGRSWNQLPDEMMRFGKFLLNESVHEAVAQLQQMELKEFRTLHKTLKQRREQMQTDMQALGDRATAALAQHGLVPDQLAGGSRGVHSHFTKPLRWLEEPGSVPTATARKAAETGKWGSADAMKGPLKPALEAVAGELTQVFQELEQRRDQYLSQYLLIEGMLPQLFHVSLLSELSKAVQQVSQDRNVVLIGEFNRRLAQIVLREPVPFLYERLGEKYQHLLIDEFQDTSELQWNNLLPLVENAVAGGNLSLAVGDAKQAIYRWRGGEMEQILRLYQGHTLPLINRAQDEETRDILEARYIGLEGALEPASLQTNYRSGPQIIQFNNDFFTHVSQSHPQLELVQQIYDAEFVQASPPGPLSRGEGEPDDSVQRRGAASLALRSPATDTVPLLPTGTVGEFVMTADARAWEKTSNFAKEMRRHPTPAEEVLWQELRDGKLGAKFRRQHVIGSFIVDFVCIPALLVVEIDGEVHGDHEQAEYDAGRTHELEGLGYRIIRFTNEQVLHQLPNVLDTLHQALNKPNPSESDAHGGAAQRERSSSAPSERPSSGSPLSAGEGGRGVRPTSKSSLPSPMPRPACTAPPKAAIPTNPCPAIAARSPLTTTKARSTSPWPWWSKPWPTGSGWKTWPCCAAAATRAGGWPSF; this is encoded by the coding sequence ATGTCCGCTACCTTCCGCATCTATTCCGCTTCTGCCGGCTCCGGCAAAACCTATCAGCTTACCAAGGAATACCTGCGGCTGGCCCTGGGCGCCAACGAAGCGGGCTACTACAAGAGCATTCTGGCCATTACCTTCACCAACGCCGCCGCGGCCGAAATGAAGGAGCGTATCATTGGGGCATTGCGCGGGTTTTCCAACCCCGGCATTGATACCAAAGCCGACACGCTGCTGGCCGAGCTGGCCGAGGAGCTGTACGCCGACGGTCTGCTGCCCCGCACGCTGGACACGCCCGAGCAGCGCCAGCAGCAGCTGCGCCGCCGGGCCCAGCAAACGTTCAAGCTGGTGCTCTACCACTACGCCGACTTCGCCGTGAGTACCATCGACTCGTTTGTGCAGCGGGTGGTGCAGGCTTTCACGCGGGAGCTGGGCTTGCCGGCTGCCTTCGAGGTGGAGCTCGACGACGAATCCATACTGCACGCGGCGGTGGCTTTGCTGCTGGATAAGGTAAACCGCGGCGAGGAGCACGCCCTGCTCACGCGCACCCTGCAGGACTACGCCCTGAGCAAGGCCGAGGAAGGCCGCAGCTGGAACCAGCTGCCCGACGAGATGATGCGCTTCGGCAAGTTTCTGCTGAATGAGTCGGTGCATGAGGCCGTGGCCCAGCTGCAGCAGATGGAGCTGAAGGAGTTTCGTACCCTGCACAAAACCCTCAAGCAGCGCCGGGAGCAGATGCAGACCGACATGCAGGCCCTCGGCGACCGGGCCACGGCCGCGTTAGCTCAGCATGGCCTCGTGCCCGACCAGCTGGCGGGCGGCAGTCGGGGCGTGCACTCGCACTTCACCAAGCCACTGCGCTGGCTGGAGGAGCCGGGCAGCGTCCCTACCGCTACGGCCCGCAAGGCGGCGGAGACAGGCAAGTGGGGCAGCGCCGATGCTATGAAAGGTCCGCTGAAGCCCGCGCTGGAAGCTGTGGCGGGTGAGCTGACGCAGGTATTCCAGGAGCTTGAGCAGCGGCGCGACCAGTATCTGAGCCAGTATCTGCTGATCGAAGGAATGCTGCCGCAGCTGTTTCACGTGTCGCTGCTGAGTGAGCTGAGCAAGGCCGTGCAGCAGGTAAGTCAGGACCGCAACGTGGTGCTGATTGGGGAGTTCAACCGGCGGCTGGCCCAGATAGTGCTGCGCGAGCCAGTGCCGTTTCTGTACGAGCGGCTGGGCGAGAAATACCAGCACCTGCTCATCGACGAGTTTCAGGACACCTCGGAACTGCAGTGGAACAACCTGCTGCCGCTGGTGGAAAACGCCGTGGCGGGCGGCAACCTGAGCCTAGCTGTGGGCGACGCCAAGCAGGCCATCTACCGCTGGCGCGGGGGCGAAATGGAGCAGATTCTGCGCCTGTACCAGGGCCACACGCTGCCGCTCATCAACCGCGCCCAGGATGAGGAAACCCGCGACATTCTGGAAGCGCGCTATATCGGGCTGGAAGGCGCCCTGGAACCGGCTTCCCTACAAACCAATTACCGCTCGGGCCCGCAGATCATCCAGTTCAACAACGACTTTTTTACGCACGTTTCCCAGAGCCACCCGCAGCTGGAACTGGTGCAGCAGATTTACGACGCGGAGTTTGTGCAGGCCTCACCCCCTGGCCCCCTCTCCCGCGGAGAGGGGGAGCCTGACGATTCCGTGCAACGACGCGGAGCTGCTTCGCTCGCGCTGCGCAGCCCCGCAACGGATACGGTGCCATTGCTACCTACTGGCACCGTAGGCGAGTTTGTGATGACGGCTGATGCACGCGCCTGGGAGAAGACATCGAATTTTGCCAAGGAAATGCGGCGGCACCCTACTCCGGCGGAGGAAGTACTCTGGCAGGAGCTTCGGGACGGTAAGCTGGGCGCGAAGTTTCGCCGCCAGCACGTCATCGGCTCGTTTATCGTGGATTTCGTGTGCATTCCGGCCCTGCTGGTCGTAGAAATTGATGGCGAAGTCCACGGCGACCATGAACAGGCTGAATATGACGCAGGCCGCACCCACGAACTAGAAGGACTTGGTTACCGGATAATTCGCTTTACTAACGAGCAGGTACTGCACCAGCTTCCGAATGTACTTGATACCCTTCATCAGGCGCTAAACAAACCAAACCCGTCAGAATCTGACGCGCACGGCGGGGCTGCGCAGCGTGAGCGGAGTAGCTCCGCCCCGTCAGAACGACCGTCATCAGGCTCCCCCCTCTCCGCGGGAGAGGGGGGCCGGGGGGTGAGGCCCACGTCGAAATCCTCCTTACCCAGCCCGATGCCCCGGCCCGCCTGTACCGCCCCGCCGAAAGCCGCTATACCGACGAACCCCTGCCCGGCCATAGCGGCGCGGAGTCCCTTGACTACGACGAAAGCACGCTCTACCTCACCCTGGCCCTGGTGGAGCAAGCCCTGGCCGACGGGTTCCGGCTGGAAGACGTGGCCGTGCTGTGCCGCCGCCGCGACCAGAGCCGGCGGGTGGCCAAGTTTCTGA
- a CDS encoding thioesterase family protein yields the protein MDAPTPFRFTHFITVQPEDIDALNHANNVRYVQWVQDTAGAHWLAATPAEEQPNYVWVVREHNIRYLAPALLGDELRCITWVSKMEGVTSQRHVRIERAADGKLLCEAETQWVLLDPKTMRPMRITPEVAARVWEAV from the coding sequence ATGGATGCACCCACTCCTTTCCGCTTTACGCACTTCATCACGGTACAGCCCGAGGACATTGACGCGCTGAACCACGCCAACAACGTGCGCTACGTGCAGTGGGTGCAGGATACAGCTGGGGCGCACTGGCTGGCCGCTACGCCCGCCGAGGAGCAGCCGAACTACGTGTGGGTGGTAAGGGAGCACAACATCCGCTACCTCGCTCCCGCCCTGCTCGGCGACGAGCTGCGCTGCATCACCTGGGTATCAAAAATGGAAGGCGTGACCTCACAGCGGCACGTGCGCATCGAGCGGGCCGCGGATGGCAAGCTGCTCTGCGAGGCCGAAACCCAGTGGGTGCTCCTCGACCCCAAAACCATGCGGCCCATGCGCATCACGCCAGAGGTGGCGGCACGGGTTTGGGAGGCGGTATAG
- a CDS encoding DEAD/DEAH box helicase — protein sequence MEQEKVKMKFSELTLSEEMQRAIAEVGYEEASPIQEAAIPVMLQGRDVIGQAQTGTGKTAAFAIPAIEMVDTESREVQAIVLCPTRELAVQVSGEIQKLGKYKRGLAVVPIYGGSSYDRQFRALERGVQIVIGTPGRVMDHIERGTLKLDACKMIILDEADEMLDMGFRDDIETVLKKMPEQRQTVFFSATMSKPIMEMTKRYQKDPQIVKVNHQEMTVTNIEQSYFEVRGPQKKDVLTRLIDMYNIKSGIVFANTKRMVDEIVGDLQAKGYFAEGLHGDMGQQQRQNTLDKFRKGTLEILVATDVAARGIDVENVEVVVNYDLPADEEYYVHRIGRTGRAGKTGKAFTFVSGRDIYKLRDIMRFTKATIKQERVPSFEDVSEVKTTLMLNSIKEVIEKGNLDKYIARVQRLIDQDQEDGVTSLDVAAALLKMTMKEDKRAQESLDASRTQGAARPGFTRLFVTMGKKDRLHPRDIVDLIAENTSLTAGKVGDIALYDKFSFVEVPNEFVEEVISQLGRSSIQGRPVAFNIATPRQEGDAQQEGGNRGGFGGGERPRRGPGGFGGGDRREGGSSYGGNRSGGSYGGNRGGSSFGGDRREGGSSYGGNRGGGSYGGNRGGGSFGGDRREGGSSYGGNRGGGSSGGYKGKREDNNFDE from the coding sequence ATGGAACAAGAAAAGGTAAAAATGAAATTCAGCGAGCTGACCCTCTCTGAAGAAATGCAGCGCGCCATTGCTGAAGTTGGGTACGAAGAAGCTTCCCCCATTCAGGAAGCCGCTATTCCCGTGATGCTGCAGGGCCGCGACGTAATCGGGCAGGCCCAGACGGGTACCGGTAAAACCGCCGCCTTCGCCATCCCCGCCATCGAAATGGTTGATACGGAGTCGCGTGAGGTGCAGGCCATTGTGCTCTGCCCCACCCGTGAGCTGGCCGTACAGGTTTCCGGCGAAATCCAGAAGCTGGGCAAGTACAAGCGTGGCTTGGCCGTAGTGCCGATTTACGGCGGTAGCTCCTACGACCGGCAGTTCCGCGCCCTAGAGCGCGGCGTGCAGATCGTGATTGGTACGCCCGGCCGCGTGATGGACCACATCGAGCGGGGCACCCTCAAGCTGGATGCCTGCAAGATGATCATCCTCGACGAAGCCGACGAAATGCTCGACATGGGCTTCCGCGACGACATCGAAACGGTGCTCAAGAAAATGCCTGAGCAGCGCCAGACGGTATTCTTCTCGGCTACCATGAGCAAGCCGATCATGGAGATGACCAAGCGCTACCAGAAGGATCCGCAGATCGTGAAGGTCAACCATCAGGAAATGACGGTGACCAACATCGAGCAGAGCTACTTCGAGGTGCGTGGCCCCCAGAAGAAAGATGTGCTGACGCGTCTGATCGACATGTACAACATCAAGTCGGGCATCGTCTTCGCCAACACGAAGCGCATGGTGGATGAGATTGTGGGCGACTTGCAGGCCAAAGGCTACTTCGCCGAAGGTTTGCACGGCGACATGGGCCAGCAACAGCGCCAGAACACCCTCGACAAATTCCGCAAAGGCACCCTGGAAATCCTCGTAGCCACCGACGTAGCCGCCCGCGGCATCGACGTGGAGAACGTGGAAGTGGTCGTCAACTACGACCTGCCCGCCGACGAGGAATACTACGTGCACCGCATCGGCCGCACGGGCCGCGCCGGCAAAACGGGTAAGGCCTTCACCTTCGTGAGCGGCCGCGACATCTACAAGCTGCGCGACATCATGCGCTTCACCAAAGCCACCATCAAGCAGGAGCGCGTGCCCAGCTTCGAAGATGTGTCGGAGGTGAAAACCACGCTGATGCTGAACTCCATCAAGGAAGTAATTGAAAAGGGTAACCTGGACAAATACATTGCCCGCGTGCAGCGTCTTATCGATCAGGACCAGGAAGATGGTGTTACGTCCCTCGACGTGGCTGCTGCCCTGCTGAAAATGACGATGAAGGAAGACAAGCGCGCCCAGGAAAGCCTCGACGCCAGCCGCACCCAAGGTGCTGCCCGCCCCGGCTTCACGCGCCTCTTCGTTACGATGGGCAAGAAAGACCGTCTGCACCCCCGCGACATCGTGGACCTGATTGCCGAAAACACCAGCCTCACGGCCGGTAAAGTTGGTGATATTGCCCTCTACGACAAGTTCAGCTTCGTGGAAGTGCCCAATGAGTTCGTGGAAGAAGTTATCAGCCAGCTCGGCCGCAGCTCTATCCAGGGCCGGCCGGTAGCCTTCAATATTGCTACGCCCCGCCAGGAAGGTGATGCGCAGCAGGAAGGCGGCAACCGCGGCGGCTTCGGCGGCGGTGAGCGTCCGCGTCGGGGCCCAGGTGGGTTCGGCGGTGGCGACCGTCGTGAAGGCGGTAGCTCCTACGGCGGCAACCGCAGTGGCGGCTCTTATGGGGGCAACCGGGGCGGCAGCTCTTTCGGCGGCGACCGTCGTGAAGGCGGCAGCTCCTACGGTGGCAACCGCGGTGGCGGAAGCTACGGCGGCAACCGGGGCGGTGGCTCCTTCGGCGGTGACCGTCGTGAAGGCGGCAGCTCCTACGGTGGCAACCGCGGTGGCGGAAGCAGCGGTGGCTACAAAGGCAAGCGCGAAGACAACAACTTCGACGAATAG